Genomic DNA from Alkalihalobacterium alkalinitrilicum:
AGTCAATGAGTGGATGAAGTTAAAAGGCCAATGGGAGAATGTTTATCCGAAAATTGAAATTAAAGTAGATGCACGAGTACATATTGAGCATGAAGGTGTTCTTTCAAAGCCATTAGAAATTAAGGAGTATGATTCATAAAGTGATCACATCTGTCATTCAAGCGTTAACTGTAAATCTTATTATCCTTGCATTCGAGAGACGTGCATTAGTTCAAACCACTAATTTTACACGTTGGTTATTTTTTATTATTTTATCGTTTAGTACATTAATTTGGATATATATTTCTATCGTTATTGATATTCCGAGATTAGGGAATTTACTGGAAAGTATCCGCATTTTTTAAATTTGTTGTAGAAGGATGAATACTATGGAGAGAATATCTGGAATTCAAACGGTATTTATAGGCGCCTTATACATATTAACGGTTGGAATTAAACAATCTCCTATTTTAATGTTCGAAACAGCTAAGCAAGATTCTTGGATAAGTCTAATTGTTGCCTTTTTCGTAATGATTCTCTCCGTATGGTTATTCACACGCATTTTGGCCCGTTTTCCGAATGATAATCTGTTAGAAATATTAAAAATGTATTCGCCGATAATAGGGCGAATTATTATTCTTATCTATCTATACTTTTTTATTTTAGTAATTGCTCATGATATTCGGTTTCTCATTGACTTAATTACCGTCATCTTTTTACCGACAACTCCTTTAAACATTATTGGAATGTTTACTCTTTTACTGGCTGTATTGATGGCAAGGGAAGGTATAGAAGTTCTAGCCAGGTTGGCACAATTATTTTTTATACCATTTACAGTTATTCTTCTATTACTTCCACTCTTCTTACTTGATCAAATAGATTTTAATAATATGCAACCTGTGTTAGAGGACGGATATAGTATTTTTCAAGGCAGTATTTATGCATTGGGAACACTCGGTGAATTAGTGATACTACCGTTAATTTGTACAGCCCATTCTTTTCGGTTTCGTTATGGAATGTATGGATTAGTAGTTGGAACTTTCTTAATTGGAATTATGTTAGTTCATATATTACTTGTGTTTGGAGCCAGTTTAGCCACGGTCTTTTTTGATCCAGCCTACATACTTGTAAGACAAATCCGAGTCACAGATTTTTTAGATCGAATGGATATTATTATCGCAGCACTATGGTTACCTACTATCTTTGTAAAAATCTCCTTTACGTTATTTGTTATTTGTAAAGGAATACAAAACCTTTCTAACAAAATTTCTGGTAAGTTATTAGTTCCGCCGATGGGAGTATTTAGTTTTGTATGTAGTGTGTGGTTTTTTGAACATGCAACCCAACTCATCCATTTTGACAGAGTAAAGCCTGTATTTATTATAATGACAACGTTTGTCGTACCGATATTTCTATATTTTTATCTGAAAAATAGTAAACAAAATATTACTTCTAAAAGTATGTAGGACAAACTTTTCTTAATAGTGGAATATTTGGTTAATAATAGAGGTGTATTTCTACTTAATAAAAAAAAGTCGATACATATGAAGGGATGTTTACAGGTGGGGTAACACTATTAATATACCCACCTGTAATGTCCAGCAATTGGAGTAGAAAAAGAGGTTAGTTTCACTTCTGCTGCAAATGGACGATTATTATGAATTAGGTAAGGGGTTCCGTCTTTCGCACGTTTATCGGAAACGATCCCGACATGATGAAAACCATCTAAAAAGACAACGATATCACCTGGTTGCCATTCTTTTAAGTTTTCAATATCCCCAGGTATTAGCTTCGTCGTTAAAGACTCCGCGTGACGCTCGAAAAACATATATTGATTAGGAACGCGACGAAAATCAATATTCGGGTCAGGGCTACCGTCAACGCGAGGATATAAGTCAATGTAATCGATGATGTCTTGATCAATAAGGTCTTTTAAAATAATATTCGCACCTAATAACCCACGCCAAATCACATCTGTACAAACACCCTCATCATTTGGGGGATACCCACCCGCATAGTATGCACTTTTATAATGAGTTCGTTGTTCGACTTCTTTTCGTGCTGCGAAAACGATATCCATCGGGTCAGGAATATCATTCCCATTACGATCGACAGTTGAATACTCTTCAGGTACGTTAACCGTTTGTACAAATAAACGTTCTAAATGGATACCGAGTGAATCGAGTATAATTCCACCTTTAAAAAAGTAAACAAACGATAGTATTACAATGGAGATAATAGAAGTGGAGAGGAGAAGCTTTTTTAAGATTTTCAATTGTGAACACCCCATTGAGCCGTAGAGTTTCAGAATGATAAGTAATCATATAGTAGATGAAATTATTATATTACAGACATTGAGTTAAATATAGATTTTTTTTGTGAAAACTTACCTATTTCTTTTGAATGAGAGTAAGAGGAGAGTAAGTTTAACGCCGTTTGGATCGTATCCGTTTAGTAAGAAGTTTGGTTGGGTATCAATTTGTAGTTTCATTGCGATTAACACTGAAAGATCAATGTGTCTGAATTTTTTTATGCATTAGGAGAGAAGGCATAAAACGTTCCTTAATATGAAATATGGTAGTGAGATTTGGAAAGAGTTGACAAGTAAAATAATTTGTTAGATAATACATAGTATAAGAACGTATGATCTGGTTTTTCAGGTCTCTTATAATCCAATAAAAGAGGTGCATTACATGATTTTAGGAATAAATCCGTATATGATTTTTGATGGAACTGGACAAGAAGCGGTTAAATTTTATGAACAAACTTTGGATGCCAAAGTTAATTTTCTTCAAACTTTTGGAGACATGCCTGAAAATCCAGAATACAGCATCCCAGAAGAGGCGAAGGAACGTGTAATGCATGCCCATTTAAAAATAGGTAACACGGACCTGATGATATCTGATACATTTCCAGGACAACCATTACAGAGTGGATCACAAGTTCAGGTCTCGATAACTACGAGCAGTGTTGAGAAATCCAAAGAACTATTCAGTAAACTAGAAGATGGTGGTCAAGTTGGAATGCCGCTTCAAGAAACATTCTGGAGTCCAGCTTATGGATCGGTTACCGATAAATTCGGTATTACTTGGCAGGTTTCTACCTATGTTGAAGAAAGTCAATAAGTTAGAATACTAATATGTTTGAAGGATTAAAACAATTGGACGAAACAGGGTTATCCCTATAAATAATCAACACGAGCGTTATTGCTCGTGTTTTTTCATAAGAGTTTTCTAATTCTTTGTATGACTATCACTTAAAAATTGTTCTACTCGTTCAACGATGTCCTTCCTATTGTAATTAATGTACAAACTACTAGCTAATCTTACGGGATCACCAAAAAAGAACTTTTCGTATAAGGTCTGTCTAGTTCCGAATGGACTCATACATAAATCCCAAGCGAGCCGAAACAGTTGAACACGATCTTTACCATTTTTCGTTGTGGCTTGTAGGTACAGGTTTAAGTCTTCTTTAATATTCGAATCAAAATCTTTTTCTGTTGGAATGGAAATCATACCACTAGCTCCGAGGTGTTGAATGATTTCAGCCATTCTTGGGTAAAGTCGTTGAAATGTGGTAATGGCTGAATATAACGGATTTACTGCAGGTAGTAGGATACCATTGGTACTTTCTTTTGCCTCTGTTTCTGAAGTAATTAAAAAAGCTTTCATTGTTTCAAGCGCCAGGATAATTTCAGCTATTTTTTCCTGAACGTGCTGATATTCAGAAGTGTTGATCGTGTCTACAATCAGTTGTGCTACACCTAATATAAACTCTAACTTCACTACTTGACGCGACACGACTTGATGTAATGTTAATGCCGTAAAGGCTCCTTTTGTTGTAAAGGCTTTAGCGATTTCGATATTGTCATAATAAAACACGCGATTCCACGGCACTAATACATGATCGAATACAACAATGGAATCGTTTTCTTCAAATCGGGAACTTAGAGGATAATCAAATCTAAAGTCATTTGAACAGAACGATTCTCTACAAATAAATTTTAGTCCCTCTGTATTACTCGGAATCGAAAAAGCATAGGCGTATGATTTATCTAGCGGGTTTCCAGTTGAATACACAATAATTTCATCGGTAATTCCTCCTTGTGTAGCGAGGAGTTTGGCTCCTTTTATGATTAAGCCCTCACTCGTACGACCTACGACCTTTGCAGCAATCGGCTGATCGTATTCCTCTAGAAAATGAAGGGTGGCTCGGTTTACTTGCGGATTTATAAATGTATGAGTAAATGAATAGTCATTCTCGCTAGCAAGTTTATATAGCGATTCTAAGTTCTCAGGAAAACAGTTTGTTTTCCCTTCTAGCAAGTGTTTTGAAGCTACAAATGCAACTAATACTGTATTCATGTAATCTGGACTTCTGCCCATCATACCCGCGTTCATTTTAGCCCAATTTTGATACATTAAGCGCCTTTTGCGTAAATCCTTCTTGTTATGTGGCATTAGAAATGAAGTACCTATTGGACTTCCTGAAATGGGTGAAGTAAAGGTCATAATATTTTTGTAGGAACTTTGGTGTTGTAAATCATATAAAGAAGCTTGACTGTTGATAATACCCTTGAAGGCGGGATGTTCGGATATTTTTCCTCTAACACGCTCACCTTGGATCCAAACCTGAGGATTTAACGAATCGATCCTATCTCTATAATCCTTTCCGTATATTGCTCCCAACGGCTATTTCACCTCACAAAATATACAGTCATGTAACCTCCTATTACCATATTTATCATAGTAACTTAATATGCTCATCATGTGGTAAAAAATGATACAATTTCAATTTAGCGACATATAGGGTGGGCGGGTGTTAATATTCACTTGTCTTGTATATTGAATTTTTCATAATTAATTTAGTAGAAAGGAAGTGTTTTTTTGAAACATTTCATAGAGAAATTGTTTGGTAAAGCATCCAAAGATAGTAAACTCTTATTGTTCGGATACTGGGTAGGTATTTTGTTTTATTTTATCGCACTTATTTTATTTGCGATGCAAGCGACGATTGGCGGGCAATGGCTATCCGTTTTAGCGATTGCGGTCGGTTTTCCAATTTTCTTTCGACTGGTTTACAGTTTAAATCGAAGTTTATGGACGAAATTCAGAGGGATGAACAAACGTAATATTTTTCTAGTTAGTGGTGGTGTTGGTCTAATCATTGTTGTGTTTATAGGTGCTTCATTGCTATTTTCAGATAACTTAGTAATCAATGCTAGTAAAAGTATAGTTAATGGTAATGTACAAGTATCGATTGGCTCTTTAAAAGGAAGTTATTCAGTCGATGAAGTGAGGATTATCGAAGAAGGTATGGTTGTCATTCCCTATCGAACAACAATTGATGAGGGGGATGTATTATTAATTGTTGAACATGGAGATAAGGTCTTATGGAAAAAAGAAGTTTCTCCATTTTCGCAAGGATTAATCGAATTTTACGGTGAGAAAGAACGGTATAATATACAATTGTATACGGAAAAAGCGAAAGGGATAAACGTGGAGATTATCAATTGATAATATTGCAGGACAAATCATTATGATTGAAAGAAAGGGAGGTCAGTCTATTGAAAAAAATAAAAATTGCATTATTACATTTATTGCCGATTGCAGGAGATATTACATATAATCAAGAATTAATTGAAAAAGCAGTGAAACAAGCTGCGGAAAAAAATGTGGACTGGATGATAACACCAGAGTTAGCCGTGAGTGGATTACAGTTTGATCATTTGATTGGAACCGATTGGATTAAGGAGCAGCCAGATGAATGGATGACTCATTTTATGAAAATGGTCAAAAATTTAAAAACAACTGTATTTCTCGGGTGTACAGAACGATCAACAGATCAAGCGCTTTATAATTCTGTCTTTGTTATCAATCGAGAGGGTGAACTGATAGGAAGTCAAAAGAAGATTGCTAGAGTGGATCAATGGTCAACTGCAGGTAGCTGTCTAGAGCCCGTTCAAATTGATGATATTCAAGTTGGTATTTTGATTTGTGCCGATGCTTACACAAAAAGTATTGCTGACACATTAAAAGCGAATGGAGCGCAGATGATTGTAGCACCATCGTCTTGGGGACCGGGTTTTCATGGACCAAATGGTGAATGGGAACAACGATCTATCGATACGGGATTACCTGTAATCGTTTGTAACCGCACAGGAGAAGACGAAACGGTTTCATTTTGGAAAGCGGAAAGTTCGGTCATAAAAAACGGGAAACGACTTCTTTCCCACCATTCCAAGCAATCAGCAATTCTTACTTTCGAATGGGATGTCGAGAAGATGGAATTAATATCTTCTGATTTTGAAGTGGAATGGATTTAGGGTGAAAAAAATAGAGGGGGTTTTCTATGAAACTGATGATATTCAAGTTGGTATTTTGATTTGTGCCGATGCTTACACAAAAAGTATTGCTGACACATTAAAAGCGAATGGAGCGCAGATGATTGTAGCACCATCGTCTTGGGGACCGGGTTTTCATGGACCAAATGGTGAATGGGAACAACGATCTATCGATACGGGATTACCTGTAATCGTTTGTAACCGCACAGGAGAAGACGAAACGGTTTCATTTTGGAAAGCGGAAAGTTCGGTCATAAAAAACGGGAAACGACTTCTTTCCCACCATTCCAAGCAATCAGCAATTCTTACTTTCGAATGGGATGTCGAGAAGATGGAATTAATATCTTCTGATTTTGAAGTGGAATGGATTTAGGGTGAAAAAATAGAGGGGGTTTTCTATGAAACAATGGACGAAAGATATCGTAATCGATGCTCCGATCGAACAAGTTTGGCAGTTTCTTGATGGATCATTAGAAAATATGCAAAAAATTATGCCTCAAGTTGTTGATCATAAGCCAATTAAAGTAACGGAAGAAGGGGTCGGAAGTGTATATCGCCAAAAATATAAAGAAGGAAAAAGAATTGAGGAGTATGATGTGAAAACATTAGAATATGTCAATTCTTCTGATTTGAAAAAGTTAAAAGTTGGCTTTACACTAGCAAACATGTTTGAAATCACAGCTTATTACGAATTAGAAAAAAGGGAAAATCAACAAACGTACTTTAAATATACAGTCACGAATCAACCTTTGAAATGGTTTGTGAAATTGTTTTTATGGTTTGCTACTGATAAAGTTGTCGTAGAATTTTTACAGAGAGTTAAACGTGTAGCTGAATCGGACAAGTAATAGGAAATAACAAAAGTGCTTTAGTGAAAATAATTTCAGTTTAAGCACTTTTTGTTATTAAAATATTTTAATATGGGTCTGAAGGGTGACCCATTTGTTCAGCTTGCTTGACAGCTTCTTCACCTTTTGTATCTTTTTGTTCACCAGCCTTTTTAAGTCCTTCAGCAATTCTTTTTCTGTAATCTTCATCACATTGAGTTAACATATCAACCATGCGATCTTGAATTTCTTTTCGGCAAGTGGCTAATGCTCCTGTTAAATTAGCAATTAACTCGTCTCGTTCCCAGTCATTAAACCGTCTGTACGTTTCGCCTGCTTGTCCAAAGTTATTTTCACGAGAAATAGTTTCTCTTTTTACATTTCCTTCTACATAGGGTTCATGTTCTTTTCCTGGATTTTGTGATTCTTTTAATCCACCAATGAGGGAAGGTTCGTAATTAACGTGTGGGTTTTGATGTTCGCCAAAATTTGTTCTGAAATCCATTTGTCCGCCTTCTTGATTTGAAGCGACATGTTTCTTTGGTTTGTTAATTGGCAATTGTAAATAGTTCGAACCGACACGATAGCGTTGTGTATCTGAGTAAGAGAACGTTCGTCCTTGAAGTAATTTATCATCGGAAAAATCTAGACCGTCAACGATAACACCCGTACCAAAAGCCGCTTGTTCTACTTCTGCAAAATAATTTTCAGGGTTTTTATTTAAAACCATTTTTCCAACTTTATGCCAAGGGAAATCTTCTTTATACCAAAGCTTTGTTGGGTCGAGTGGATCAAAATCCAATTCTGGATGTTCACCGTCTTCCATAATTTGCACATACAATTCCCATTCAGGATATTCTCCGCGTTCAATCGCTTCATACAAGTCTAATGTGGCATGGCTGTAGTCTTTCATTTGAATTTCGTCAGCCTCTTTTTGTGTTAGGTTTTTAATCCCTTGGACAGGTTCCCAGTGATATTTGACTAATACTCCTTTGCCTTCTTCATTGACCCATTTGTAAGCATGAACCCCTGAACCTTGCATGTTTCGATAATTGGCCGGGATACC
This window encodes:
- a CDS encoding GerAB/ArcD/ProY family transporter, whose amino-acid sequence is MERISGIQTVFIGALYILTVGIKQSPILMFETAKQDSWISLIVAFFVMILSVWLFTRILARFPNDNLLEILKMYSPIIGRIIILIYLYFFILVIAHDIRFLIDLITVIFLPTTPLNIIGMFTLLLAVLMAREGIEVLARLAQLFFIPFTVILLLLPLFLLDQIDFNNMQPVLEDGYSIFQGSIYALGTLGELVILPLICTAHSFRFRYGMYGLVVGTFLIGIMLVHILLVFGASLATVFFDPAYILVRQIRVTDFLDRMDIIIAALWLPTIFVKISFTLFVICKGIQNLSNKISGKLLVPPMGVFSFVCSVWFFEHATQLIHFDRVKPVFIIMTTFVVPIFLYFYLKNSKQNITSKSM
- a CDS encoding DUF1287 domain-containing protein, yielding MKILKKLLLSTSIISIVILSFVYFFKGGIILDSLGIHLERLFVQTVNVPEEYSTVDRNGNDIPDPMDIVFAARKEVEQRTHYKSAYYAGGYPPNDEGVCTDVIWRGLLGANIILKDLIDQDIIDYIDLYPRVDGSPDPNIDFRRVPNQYMFFERHAESLTTKLIPGDIENLKEWQPGDIVVFLDGFHHVGIVSDKRAKDGTPYLIHNNRPFAAEVKLTSFSTPIAGHYRWVY
- a CDS encoding catalase; amino-acid sequence: MNKDHNGHIEGDDTLTNRQGHPVTDNQSVRTVGNRGPTTLENYDFLEKITHFDREKIPERIVHARGAGAHGYFESYGTINGEAISKYTRAKVFTNTDVQTPVFVRFSTVVHGGHSPETLRDPRGFAIKFYTEDGNWDLVGNNLKIFFIRDPLKFPDMVHSFRPDPVTNVNDPERMFDFLCQTPESMHMITFLFSPWGIPANYRNMQGSGVHAYKWVNEEGKGVLVKYHWEPVQGIKNLTQKEADEIQMKDYSHATLDLYEAIERGEYPEWELYVQIMEDGEHPELDFDPLDPTKLWYKEDFPWHKVGKMVLNKNPENYFAEVEQAAFGTGVIVDGLDFSDDKLLQGRTFSYSDTQRYRVGSNYLQLPINKPKKHVASNQEGGQMDFRTNFGEHQNPHVNYEPSLIGGLKESQNPGKEHEPYVEGNVKRETISRENNFGQAGETYRRFNDWERDELIANLTGALATCRKEIQDRMVDMLTQCDEDYRKRIAEGLKKAGEQKDTKGEEAVKQAEQMGHPSDPY
- a CDS encoding carbon-nitrogen hydrolase family protein, with amino-acid sequence MKKIKIALLHLLPIAGDITYNQELIEKAVKQAAEKNVDWMITPELAVSGLQFDHLIGTDWIKEQPDEWMTHFMKMVKNLKTTVFLGCTERSTDQALYNSVFVINREGELIGSQKKIARVDQWSTAGSCLEPVQIDDIQVGILICADAYTKSIADTLKANGAQMIVAPSSWGPGFHGPNGEWEQRSIDTGLPVIVCNRTGEDETVSFWKAESSVIKNGKRLLSHHSKQSAILTFEWDVEKMELISSDFEVEWI
- a CDS encoding VOC family protein, whose amino-acid sequence is MILGINPYMIFDGTGQEAVKFYEQTLDAKVNFLQTFGDMPENPEYSIPEEAKERVMHAHLKIGNTDLMISDTFPGQPLQSGSQVQVSITTSSVEKSKELFSKLEDGGQVGMPLQETFWSPAYGSVTDKFGITWQVSTYVEESQ
- a CDS encoding carbon-nitrogen hydrolase family protein; the encoded protein is MKKIEGVFYETDDIQVGILICADAYTKSIADTLKANGAQMIVAPSSWGPGFHGPNGEWEQRSIDTGLPVIVCNRTGEDETVSFWKAESSVIKNGKRLLSHHSKQSAILTFEWDVEKMELISSDFEVEWI
- a CDS encoding SRPBCC family protein, with the protein product MKQWTKDIVIDAPIEQVWQFLDGSLENMQKIMPQVVDHKPIKVTEEGVGSVYRQKYKEGKRIEEYDVKTLEYVNSSDLKKLKVGFTLANMFEITAYYELEKRENQQTYFKYTVTNQPLKWFVKLFLWFATDKVVVEFLQRVKRVAESDK
- the hpaB gene encoding 4-hydroxyphenylacetate 3-monooxygenase, oxygenase component; translation: MGAIYGKDYRDRIDSLNPQVWIQGERVRGKISEHPAFKGIINSQASLYDLQHQSSYKNIMTFTSPISGSPIGTSFLMPHNKKDLRKRRLMYQNWAKMNAGMMGRSPDYMNTVLVAFVASKHLLEGKTNCFPENLESLYKLASENDYSFTHTFINPQVNRATLHFLEEYDQPIAAKVVGRTSEGLIIKGAKLLATQGGITDEIIVYSTGNPLDKSYAYAFSIPSNTEGLKFICRESFCSNDFRFDYPLSSRFEENDSIVVFDHVLVPWNRVFYYDNIEIAKAFTTKGAFTALTLHQVVSRQVVKLEFILGVAQLIVDTINTSEYQHVQEKIAEIILALETMKAFLITSETEAKESTNGILLPAVNPLYSAITTFQRLYPRMAEIIQHLGASGMISIPTEKDFDSNIKEDLNLYLQATTKNGKDRVQLFRLAWDLCMSPFGTRQTLYEKFFFGDPVRLASSLYINYNRKDIVERVEQFLSDSHTKN